A region of the Mytilus trossulus isolate FHL-02 chromosome 11, PNRI_Mtr1.1.1.hap1, whole genome shotgun sequence genome:
cattgtttttgtttccaaagggatgttagcaaacataatctgtagacttgtttcgtcttgtttaaaagaggaaaatacaattgtcaaagaggttgcgccggtggtctgttatttttggtatgtgcataatgttacatacgatcctgtgtgaaaataaatgcccaatgacttgacaaaatcgatttcatatttgacagacgttagaacacacttcgtttcccgataatgacgtgaagagtccttggaaaaatcaatcgaaattacgtctcttatcattgtaccaatgctcgttggattgatttaacttcatcagtaaatattactggatattttaggtgaaaaaatataatttaataaaaaatacatgttaatatacagttacacttggaatgtacaaagttggaatctttgtcacagtttttaattaatattttttattcatgttctgcaaacacttatcagaaacgcaataaacttgtcaaaggagaagtaaacttttaccatgcatgacttgaaaggaagtactttattgattttagcccactaaagtaggttaaaatgtggaaaccatgtagatggtgtacaggtcacaagtatcacattgtgcctattttaaagattttaattccaagttaaaagttttttactTTACttgatttaaagaatgttacattgccaatgatttggaatacattgtatataactggaatatcaaaaccaaatataaatacattttttttggcttaaacatcaagatacaacgattatggtatcctgtatcaatgaagaaaatatggaaaattctgaataaattgtactaattgatttcaaaacaagcacatatttaggagttttataatactgttacatttaagatggattttaagaaaaagtatactgttcagattattttaagcagattttgcaataaaataaaactaaaaaaatgcttttggtttcttatggtttcctgtcaggtttgaaaaaaactttaatataacattgaaaatagattttaaatattaacatgaagcaagtaacactagtaatggtgtttatttatgccttttaaattatattgtgcaaaataaagaaaataaagattggtttcctgtttggtttcatgtcacgtaaacggtgaatcaaaatgtattaattttttctcgaaaaactcaattgttccattcatactattctaacaccaacacaacccacaaaataaaagttaaaattttagaacttataaaaaaggatacaaaaagaaaccaaaggctgaataccaaattatggtccatatataaaaaagaagatatggtatatgattgccaaggagacatctctccacacgagaccaaatgaaacagatattaagaactataggtcactgtaaagCCTTAAACAACGAACAAAGCCTGCAaaatcagttataaaaggcctcgaaaaaacaaatgttaaacaatttgaaCGAGAAAACTAATTAAACTTTGTTGTTAAAGGTCCTATGGCAGTGTATATAAAGCCCTCCATAAAGAATCAGGTCAGGTTCTGGCCATCAAACAGGTACCAGTGGATACTGATCTACAGGAAATCATTAAAGAAATATCCATCATGCAACAGTGTGATAGTCCATACATAGTTAAATATTATGGAAGTTACTTCAAAAACACAGACTTATGGGTAAGTTATTCTCAAAGGTTGTCACATTAATTACAATttccaacttttgaaaattaagctGACCTAACTCACCCTGCAATTGCTTGAAGACTTTAGATAAAAAACAGTTATTATATtaagtagatataagaagatgtggtatgagtaccaattagacaactctccatccaagtcacaatgtttAAAGTACTTTCTTCAACACAGActggagccttggttcacactgaacagcaagctacatgtataaagggcccaacattgattttaaaaagaaaacaagaaaatgatgGCCATAAGACTTTCTAGACTAGTGTACAGTTACCATGGTAACCTGTAAATGCCCATTTTCAAGTATCTTGATTTGTTTGGATACCATCATGACCATTGAATGTTTTACCTTTAATCTTCTTTGCATTCATTTTTAGCaccatatttttgtttgaatgaaAACTTTTACAAGACATGTGTGACTTGCATGCAAAATTCAGAAGACAGATTTAGTTTGAAAAGcctttactttttgtttatattttcagatcGTAATGGAATattgtggagcaggatctgtatCAGATATAATGAGATTACGCAATAAAACTGTAAGTATTATCATGAGATAAATCTTTTGCACCAAGTTGGTTATCAGGTGCAAAAAGCATCAATTTTGCCAATTTTACGTCCCATTTCTTGCCCTGGAAGAACAAGGGATGCTGACAGATTTATCCATCTGTAGTCTGCATGTAGAGAAGACGTCCCAGTGAAAACATTTACCACAGCAGTTCTTAGGTCAGAGTGAAACTGATCTTGCTATGTACAGTagtttaaaacatgtaattttgaccaaaaatgcataacttttttttatatttgaactgGACCTGCAAAGGGAAGTAGTGTTTCAATAATAAACAAGATCAATAGTTATCAATGCAGGTTTACACTGTGGAAGTTTGTAGGCCTCTAAACTGAGTGTGTCAGACGGGAAGCCAATccctaaaaaaaaacccagttttATCTGATTTCAGTTTTTCAAATACCTTTTTTGAGCTCAAAATGAACATTAAAACAGAGaaacatgacaataaaaagTGTAGATTTAGATAACTTGCATATATACTTTCAATTAAAGTGTAGATCTTTTACTAGTCTGAgatgccagacaagctggggcctgtgggacgtcagagctggtcccatatcaaaaagttgATATTTGCCCTTTCAAAATAGATGCGCTTCTTCATCTATTCTGATGCCAACTAACagccttggaattatataaattgggtatcaatttgttcatttttcatttaaaaatgaacAGCTATTggcaatattttatgaaattgagttatctcccatgaaATAGTGCCATTGAtaaattcttaaattattctcaaaattatattacaaattttatttggaaCTGTATTTAGTTATAGAGTGCATACTTATACTTAGATTACTTTAGAAAATGTagaattattttctatttaacaaaaaattgctAGTTATATTTTTCTAGTAAACCATTGATAAGATTTTTAAGAGAAGTGATACATGTACTCACATAATTTTTCCCTTCCTCGGCAGCAGGAACTGCTTACCCGAATTCCGGAGCACCTAATCTTTAGTTTTTAGTGTTTATATTTGGACCTAAACTCCTGGCTGAAACCAGGAGACTTAAttattaagtgccagtctttgtaagaatcaggcaatttaggtaaaaatcaaaacatggtcagaaaaaacccaccgagctaatcatgctatttaagactaaccatcatcctgagttaaaaataatttgtctttcgtttgtgtgtgtctggtaatatcaaataacttggttagaaaattggttagaatgatagcaaatcacggagttatctccccttattcgttaatttctagtgcatttcaaccaaattgtatcttctattaccagaacagaaatcgggaatgaatgttatttttgtgcataactacattttatgaactgaaatcaatgtcaaattgggtgggtttttttggtcatgttttcaccactgcctgattcttaggcagactggcacttaaggAAGAGAGGTTTGTGAGTGATATGAAATGTGGGCAAATGAAATGCAGTCAAAAAAATTAGGAGAttactgtattgtatttttagCTCGGTCTTTTTAAAACATAGATTTTACTGTAGCAAATTGAGTTTAACTTGAGAGTGTTAACAGTAAAATCAAGTTATGTCCATTCTAATGAAgcatatatgtattaaaataaataccaattaacaaatattttggtgTCAAATGACATTTTGAGAGTGTCAAAATGTGACTTTCAtggtctgttgtggagagttgtctcattggcattcattccacatcttcttttttatattcatgtttATCTTGTGAGAAATtacataccaaaaaaaaaggatCTCGAAATGGTGGATTTCTTAGTTGTGGACTGATAGAACTGGTAGAATTTACCCCTTCAAAGTATCTGTCAACATCcaatgaaaaattattgttaCAAATGAATTGCATAAGAATAATCAattgttattaaataattaatgtaCAATGAATGTGGTGGATCCTAAACTACTCAGAAGAGGTGTGCCTATATTGGCAGAAATTATATTAGACATTACACCATATTTATGTATGCATCCTATCCTACAATTACATATTTCTGACGTCTGCTGTTTTAGTCAGgctgttgtctcattgaaactTCATTCTCAACACAACTAACAAAACCAGTCAATTCCACACCCTGTCACATTAACAAACCCTGACATGAAAATTGTCCTGGTTTATAGGGGTGTTAcaaatagttgttaattttataGAATCTAGTAATCTACAAAGCCAAAGGTCTAAACATAAATGAGGGGCCTGATGGGGGAGTGGGAGGGATCTCATCACGATTCaggagttattttttttgtcaatcatgattcacagaaaataaaattccatgaTCACATAtcacgaaaatataaaaaaaaatctgtagaaaAACAGATCAGGATAGCGAAGATGCACCGATTACAAAGAACGAAAATAACCCATCAGGCCCCTCATGAATTAAAGACCTAAGTTTCCACAAAATATTACTTATTTCAGTATATATATTATCTGattatattaaagtttaaaaatgattatatttataGTTAACAGAAGATGAGATAGCTACGCTGATGTTGGACACATTACATGGTTTAAACTATCTGCATTCCAGACGAAAAATTCACCGAGATATAAAAGCGGGAAATATATTGCTGAACACTGTGGGGCATGCCAAGTTGGCAGACTTTGGTGTGGCAGGTCAATTAACAGTAAGTTATACTatactactgtaaattcagaaattattgcatgtatttattattgcgaatttgatattttagactaaaatgtgattttaattttagcgatattgagaaaaaccctgtttaagtttaagttattgcaattataatcctgtcgcatttttttgcaataattataacattgcaataatttctgaatttacagtacttatATTATGGGTTCGCTTCTGAATTTCTAAATTGTAGACTATCATGCTGAGACCAAACATTTTCATTACAGAAATCCAACTTAAGTGACAGGTTgaactagctataaaaccagcgtaaatccaccattttctactttaTAAGAGAATTTCTGTTCAAAATCAGGAATTTGagagttgttttccattcaattgttgtgtttgagattttgacaCTGCCATTCCTAACGggactttttgttttaagttttccttgacgttcagtatttttgtaattttacttttaaaaggaTAATAACCTCTCAATATGTAATTCAGATTGATCAGAAGTTCTATATTtgataaacttttattaattatgCAGTTCCATCAAAAGTTCCAAGAGCTATATATTCGGTTAAAATTGTTATTGCTTGTAAATGTTGTAGTAAATACTGCAAAGTAGGTTATTTTTACagggttttattttttagctcacctggcccaaagggccaagtgagcttttctcattacttggcgtccgtcgtcgtcctgcgtccgtcgtcgttaacttttacaaaaatcttctcctctgaaactgctgggccaaattaatccaaacttggccataatcatcattggggtatctagtttaaaaattgtgtggcgtgaccccgccaaccaaccaagatggccgccacggctaaaaatagaacataggagtaaaatgcagtttttggcttataactcaaaaaccaaagcatttagagcaaatctgacattgggtaaaaatgttcatcaggtcaagatctatctgccctgaaattttcagatgaatcagacaacctgttgttgggttgctgcccctgaattggtaattttagggaaattttgctgtttttggttattatcttgaatattattatagatagagataaactgtttacaacaataatgttcagcaaagtaagatctacaaataagtcaacataatcaaagtggtcagttgacccctttaggagttattgccctttatagtcaatttttaaccatttttcgtaaatcttagtaatcttttacaaaaatcttctcctctgaaacaactgggccaaattaaaccaaacttgtccacaatcatcattggggtatctagtttaaaaaatgtgtccggtgacccagccaaccaaccaagatggccgccatggctaaaaatagaacataggggtaaaatgtagtttttggcttataactcaaaaaccaaagcatttagagcaaatctgacattgggtaaaattgtttatcaggtcaagatctatctgccctgaaattttcagatgaatcgaacaacctgtgttgggttgctgcccctaaattggtaattttaaggaaattttactgttttttgttattatcttgaatattattatagataaagataaactgtaaagagcaacaatgtacagcaaagtaagacttaaaaataagtcaacttgacctaaatggtcaattgaccccataaggagttattgccctttaaagtcaatttttaacaattttcataaaatttgtaaattttaattaacattttcgactgaaactcttaggccaagttcaatatagatagaatgtttgtaagcagcaagaatgttcagtaaagtaagatgtacaaacacatcaccatcaccaaaacacaattttgtcatgaattcaaatgcatcctttgtttaatattcacatagaccaaggtgagcgacacaggctctttggagcctctagtttctgattttcacaaaaataaaacaaaatcaacagaATAATATCCAACAATTTAAAAGTGCACAAATCTATTGTAATAAAGTTTTGACTgccaaaataataatcaaaatattgtgtaCACTGGTAAATAATTCTATGAAAATCAAGGAATTTTACACACGTGAAAATAATACTATACAGTATTTTGCATACAGGATCAATCTGTACTACAATCAATATAAGCTCCAATGAATTATCACTTGCATTTGAGTGAATTAACTTAACTCTATAATAGCTTGGTTGATATTTATTTCAGGATACAATGGCCAAAAGAAATACTGTGATAGGGACCCCATATTGGATGGCCCCAGAGGTTATACAAGAGATAGGCTACGATTGTGTGGCAGATATATGGAGTTTAGGTATGAAGTCCTCTGTAATTAACAAACACCTAGACAAAAGTTTATTCGGCTCgtttaatattcataaatttccaccaaatatttatacttttacaaCTGTGACTTAGAATATATATCAGTttaacaaacactaattttaatcattgagaagcttaatacacaatgttaatatttccttaacaaGAAAGCTGGGTTTCATGGGTTTAAAggttcaactgatttttacagagtAATCTCCCTGTTatgttaattttcataaaattttgcccaaatatttactttaaccctttgacaacatattttttttttttaaacttgaaccATCCACTTCATTGgaaaaaatcatttgatatatatatagcagCTTGACAAACACTAactttgatcattgagaagtgTTATATTTCCTAAACAATAGAattttcagctgatttttacgAAGTTGTCTCCCTGTTGTCTTATAATGTACCATCTCTTGAAGACTTTGTTATATGATTTTCAGAAGTAAATTTCAGTTATTTATCCATAGTAGTTTATTTAGTCCAATTTAACTGTGGGTATATAAAGTTGTAGTTGAATACTTGTAAGACAGACTTTCCATGAGTAATTGGCCGTTTTAAAATCTtaagcatcatgggtaatttcattgttcgtaccccaaagtgaaaatattgttacgtcattggttgaatttccattgtttataatgttttaaaccaatcaaaacgctttggtgtacgcttttgaaaatattacccaggatgtATTAGATTCTAAAACGGCGAATTGACAAGCTCTATAGAAATTATTTAccatgacatataaaaatgaagaagatttattataatattttacagGTATAACAGCATTAGAAATGGCAGAAGGGAAACCCCCATATGGAGATATACATCCTATGAGAGTAAGTTACGACATtacaagaaaaacattttaGTTCAGTTTTTTGAAGTACggtacttctttttttattgtgtgtATCAGAAAAACATACTTGATTCGATTAATTTGACTACATAGTAAAAAGTATTAATGCTTAGATATGAAGTCTTTAAAACCATAAGAGATTTTGTGATACATTGgttcttatattgtatgtttttgtcgagccttcgactttagtcgaaaaagcgagactaagcgatcctactttccgtcgtcgtcggtgtcgtcgtcggcggcgtccacaaatattcaccctttggttaaagtttttgaaattttaataactttcttaaactacactggatttctaccaaacttggacagaagcttgtttatgatcataagatagtatccagaagtaaattttgtaaaaataaaatttcattcttgccgaattttacttataaatggacttagttttttctgcggggaaacataacattcactctgtggttaaagtttttggaattttaataactttcttaaactatccttggtttgtaccaaacttggacagaagcttgtttatgatcataagatagtatccagaagtaaattttgttaaaaaattaatccattttttccgtattttacttttaaatggacttacgTTTTGCTGTTGGggaacattacattcactctgcggttaaagtttttaaaattttaataactttcttaaactatcctgggtttgtaccaaacttggacagaagcttagttataatcataagatagtatcagaagtaaattttgtaaaaataactccattttttctgtattttacttttaaatgggcttagattttcttccagttaatatTACATACAGTTTGCAgctaaagttttcaaaacatttattagattcattaactatcctagatttttaccaaacttggacagaagcttcttacaatcaaaagatagtatcaagaggattttttttattgattttttccttatttttgttgagcctgcgatttacagcaaaagtaggcgagacactgggttccgtggaacccttacaaatttttagtttaatatttcaaaattttaaaatagaaatttaagattaaaaaaaggtccaatattgtaaaaaataataatacattttgtacccAGTAATGCTTTAATCACATCCTTtctaaaaatatgaatgaaatgaaaatctGGTAGGAGCCAAATTTGCATCACATATTGTTTATGTTGTGTCTGAAGGGAGGATAATAGTACTTACTATACACAATTGCACTGCATTGAACAgccaataaaaatatataattcaattttataaatcatcaaagtttttttttgtaaatattgaacCGTTAGTCAAAACTGactatacaatttattttccaGGCTATATTTATGATACCTACCAAGCCACCACCGTCTTTCAGGAACCCAGATAAATGGTCAACAGAATTTATAGATTTTGTCTCTAAATGCCTCGTAAAGAACCCAGAACTCAGAACAACAGCTGAGGAGCTCATGGAGGTATGATATCTTTAGTGTAAATGgtgaaggggagataactactAAAATAACTTaagatttattattaattgttggATATTATATTTTGATTCAGCCATGCTGGATCTATGCATTCAATCTGGTTTTGGAGATTGTGTTGAAGACATATCATGGaactaattatgttttttacaCCATTTTAATCATCATCTGCCAACTTTGACTTTCTATagcttatttaaatatttataatattggGCTATTTAACttcatattcaaattcaaaactttCTTCACCATTAAAAACTGACCTCCACAAATAGTCACAATCAATTAATGAATTTTCCAACATAAAGATATATTCTTACCACAAAATTGATGTTTATATCACTGTACATGGGTCATTGGTAAATGAGACGAGTCAAGTTGAAAGgattaaaaaacataaattataaatacagaAACTAgtatgaaattttattaatgCCAATAATATGACTGAGTGAATATCACAATtataaaaacttatatttttgatatctaATTCATAATACTCAATGTATGCATGTTTTTCTGGAATTATTAGTTAATAATTAATCTCCCATTATTggcaattttcaaaaattgcaataataaatgcaagcaataatttcttattttacagTCTTGTTTCTTGTAAATGCTCAGTCACAAAGTTTGAAATGCTGATGTAGATGAAGCCCTGTATGTAAATTGAATTCAATACTATTACACATGTTGTCTAGGGTAGAGTGGGTATAAGTAGAAAATAAATCTTTGTCGATCACTAGCCTTTTAACACTGAAGATGTGATTTCTAACCCTCTTGTGGTAAGATATGACCTATTaaagggggacgaaagataccaaagggacagtcaaactcataaatctaaaacaaactgacaacgccatggctaaaaatgaaaaagagaaacagaaaaacaatagtacacatgacacaacatagaaaactaaagaataaacaacacgaaccccaccaaaaactaggggtgatctcaggtgctccggaagggtaagcagatcctgctccacatgggCACACATTCTTGATTcccaatgtttatatatatttgacagATATATTAGCCTAGAGAAGAGaactttatatctatatatcctATTTATTTTCAGCATGAGTTTGTAAAGGCAGCAAATCCCAGAACAACATTACAAAAGATGATACAAGAAGCTAGAGAAATACTTGAAATGCAGGCAGGCATAACAACAAATGGAGATGATTCGGTAAGGGGTTTTCCAAATATTAACGGAACatttttctggttttttttttagaaaattgtgtggattaattattatatcaatttaataatatttaagactagtatcaatacaccttatcactatttgtCTGTCATAATTGGATATCATAAAGGTTCcagtaaaattttgacatcacAAAAGCAAATATCGGACGCCACAAATAGAAAAGTGATTGTAATATGAGGTTAATAGTCCAAGATTTCCAAATTGCTATAAGGTCTATTAAATAGCCTCTTACAGTAAAATCCAAAAGATAATTTATGTCTTAATTTGCTGATTTCGTATTAATTCATATAACCCACAAATTTAAACATTGTCAAACCACTGAAATCTGGAACAAAAGAAATGGatctaaaagtaaaatatacaccatatttaaaaatgtcattgaAAGGTTTTCTCTTTTTAAACTCATTACAAATAACCTACAAATACAAATGTCTGTTTTACCAAGAGGGTGAAGATGATCTGGTGTACATGAAATGGatcttaaagaaaaatatacaccacaataaaaaataacattgaaagtttataactcttcaaacaaattattatatgATGTAGACAAATTTCAACACAAATAAACTAGCTAAGAGAAGCTTGTATGGAAGTAGTCCTCCTTTGATTTGTTGGatcaatttttttgtgtttttcctttaCTTTCTATGTTATGACAGAATAGttaaacattaaatttcatttttgaaaatgtttgtttaataatgaaaaatgttacaaagagaaattataaatgtttgttttatgtgtgttttatCAGGAGGGAGAAGATGAATTAGAGGGTGGAGGGACAATGGTCAGAGGTGACAATGATACAATGAAATCACAAGGTAACTTAAAATTCAcatcttaaggtggtaccttacactacagggagataactctgtaaagtcagttaaacgttttaattacgttgtgttgtaaaaggaatattaagcttctcaaa
Encoded here:
- the LOC134691396 gene encoding serine/threonine-protein kinase 3-like isoform X2, with protein sequence MSNQSELTKLSDESLAKPPDEVFDIICKIGRGSYGSVYKALHKESGQVLAIKQVPVDTDLQEIIKEISIMQQCDSPYIVKYYGSYFKNTDLWIVMEYCGAGSVSDIMRLRNKTLTEDEIATLMLDTLHGLNYLHSRRKIHRDIKAGNILLNTVGHAKLADFGVAGQLTDTMAKRNTVIGTPYWMAPEVIQEIGYDCVADIWSLGITALEMAEGKPPYGDIHPMRAIFMIPTKPPPSFRNPDKWSTEFIDFVSKCLVKNPELRTTAEELMEHEFVKAANPRTTLQKMIQEAREILEMQAGITTNGDDSEGEDELEGGGTMVRGDNDTMKSQGSSTNGTVGTLVESELGTMVINEDSEDDGTMKLKKLAV
- the LOC134691396 gene encoding serine/threonine-protein kinase 3-like isoform X1; translated protein: MSNQSELTKLSDESLAKPPDEVFDIICKIGRGSYGSVYKALHKESGQVLAIKQVPVDTDLQEIIKEISIMQQCDSPYIVKYYGSYFKNTDLWIVMEYCGAGSVSDIMRLRNKTLTEDEIATLMLDTLHGLNYLHSRRKIHRDIKAGNILLNTVGHAKLADFGVAGQLTDTMAKRNTVIGTPYWMAPEVIQEIGYDCVADIWSLGITALEMAEGKPPYGDIHPMRAIFMIPTKPPPSFRNPDKWSTEFIDFVSKCLVKNPELRTTAEELMEHEFVKAANPRTTLQKMIQEAREILEMQAGITTNGDDSEGEDELEGGGTMVRGDNDTMKSQGSSTNGTVGTLVESELGTMVINEDSEDDGTMKRHGTATAGKDEYRPSYLDHFEKNDKEKQPVAKPTQQPQQIAPPSMSPKTATPPHHFQRSFIDGDFEFLRNLQYEELEARLADLDPEMEREIDELRARYQAKRQPILEAIDAKKNRQKFI